From one Pedobacter faecalis genomic stretch:
- a CDS encoding TetR/AcrR family transcriptional regulator, giving the protein MENQDKKRLLIIEAALKRFAHYGLAKTTMTEIAKDISFSKALLYYYFPDKLTLYVTTIEHLMQVMSRDLIKSIDKTKTSTEGIIKLLQKRQTYIQKYYKLFESNQVIGQDLPNGLSEKIEKAKAFEAMVVNSLFNRGITSGELSMDNPKLVTEVFMNALTGIHFDIVLKHRYVFPDKDHFKQIFLKERLFADVFMAGLQKK; this is encoded by the coding sequence ATGGAGAATCAGGACAAGAAAAGGCTTTTGATTATTGAGGCTGCGCTGAAGAGATTTGCCCACTACGGGCTGGCGAAAACCACAATGACGGAGATTGCGAAGGACATTTCATTTTCTAAGGCACTTTTGTATTATTATTTTCCGGACAAACTGACGCTGTACGTTACCACGATTGAACACCTGATGCAGGTGATGAGCCGCGACCTGATCAAATCGATAGATAAAACGAAAACTTCTACGGAAGGCATTATTAAACTGCTGCAAAAGCGGCAGACGTATATTCAGAAATATTATAAGCTTTTTGAGTCTAATCAGGTGATTGGTCAGGACCTGCCCAATGGCTTGTCTGAAAAGATTGAGAAGGCAAAGGCTTTTGAAGCGATGGTGGTGAACTCGCTGTTTAACCGCGGCATCACGAGCGGCGAACTGAGCATGGATAATCCTAAACTGGTGACCGAGGTGTTTATGAACGCGCTGACTGGTATACACTTCGACATCGTTTTAAAGCACCGTTATGTGTTCCCCGATAAGGATCATTTTAAGCAGATCTTTCTGAAGGAAAGGCTGTTTGCT
- the murB gene encoding UDP-N-acetylmuramate dehydrogenase, with product MPVIEENKSLKPYNTFRVDVLAKQFTEVFTEDDLLSLYQSGAFHQPYLILGGGSNMLFTKNFDGLVIKISIPGIEAEVSGTDVKLQAGAGVVWNDLVSYSVARGYAGLENLSLIPGTVGASPVQNIGAYGVELKDVFENCKVFNTHTGEFEQFAAGDCQFDYRHSIFKEPSKKGKYIITQVGFRLSTQAEINTRYGVIEEELKKRHISNPGIADVSAVVSSIRVSKLPDPSTIGNAGSFFKNPIVSRETADALTGRFPDAVRYPVANGDVKLAAGWLIEQCGFKGMVDGNTGTWKNQALVLVNHGGATGQEVYTFSERIIKEVDAKFGVKLEREVNIL from the coding sequence ATGCCCGTAATTGAAGAAAACAAATCGTTAAAGCCCTATAACACCTTCAGGGTAGATGTACTCGCGAAGCAGTTTACCGAAGTATTTACCGAAGACGACCTGCTATCCCTTTATCAAAGCGGCGCTTTCCACCAGCCCTATCTTATCCTGGGCGGTGGCAGCAATATGCTTTTTACGAAAAATTTCGACGGACTCGTCATCAAGATCTCCATTCCGGGCATCGAAGCGGAAGTCAGCGGCACAGACGTAAAGCTCCAGGCGGGAGCGGGCGTCGTGTGGAACGACCTGGTCAGCTACAGTGTCGCCAGAGGTTACGCCGGCCTGGAAAACCTGAGCCTTATTCCCGGTACCGTCGGTGCCTCACCGGTACAAAATATAGGGGCCTACGGCGTGGAGCTGAAAGATGTCTTTGAAAACTGCAAAGTATTTAATACGCATACAGGGGAGTTTGAACAGTTTGCGGCGGGCGACTGCCAGTTCGATTACAGGCATAGTATATTTAAGGAACCCTCCAAAAAAGGAAAATACATCATCACGCAGGTCGGCTTCAGGCTAAGCACCCAGGCAGAAATCAACACCCGCTACGGTGTTATAGAAGAAGAACTCAAAAAGCGGCACATCAGCAATCCCGGAATTGCCGATGTATCCGCAGTCGTATCCTCCATCAGGGTCAGCAAACTTCCAGATCCATCAACCATCGGCAATGCCGGAAGTTTCTTTAAAAATCCCATTGTAAGCCGGGAGACCGCCGATGCCCTTACCGGTAGATTCCCCGATGCCGTGCGTTATCCGGTGGCCAATGGCGACGTAAAGCTGGCTGCCGGCTGGCTCATCGAGCAATGCGGTTTTAAAGGAATGGTAGATGGCAACACCGGCACCTGGAAAAACCAGGCCCTGGTGCTTGTAAACCATGGCGGGGCCACTGGTCAGGAAGTGTACACTTTTTCAGAACGCATCATAAAAGAGGTCGATGCCAAATTTGGCGTTAAACTGGAAAGGGAAGTAAATATTTTGTGA